The Actinomycetota bacterium genome window below encodes:
- a CDS encoding biotin--[acetyl-CoA-carboxylase] ligase: MNIESQVLAELSEDRYSSGQAISRKLNMTRSAVWKHIVKLRERGYVIEASPRHGYRLAGRPDKLLPAELKPLLKTRFVGGRIVHLEETGSTADEARRLIGEKVPEGTVVIAEGQSSGRGRLGRAWQTPPGQAVALSVVLYPSLSPTQVPLLSLATGIAVRNAVESVTGGEASPVVKWPNDVYLNGKKIAGVLVEMAAELDQVKWAIDSVGINVNNSFVDTQLADRATSLAVELGRKFSRRELVAAVLDELERIYLSSRTKAGLETIRRDFERLDLLQGQRIEVATPAGTVEGIAVGIDAEGRLLVREPGGGTSALFSGEATLSGT; this comes from the coding sequence GTGAATATCGAGTCGCAGGTACTGGCAGAACTCTCCGAAGACCGCTACTCCTCCGGGCAGGCGATCAGCAGGAAGCTGAACATGACCCGCTCGGCGGTGTGGAAGCATATCGTCAAGCTGCGGGAGCGCGGGTACGTCATCGAAGCCTCCCCCCGGCATGGTTACCGCCTGGCAGGGCGGCCCGACAAGCTGCTGCCGGCTGAACTAAAGCCGCTGCTGAAGACCAGGTTCGTTGGTGGCCGCATCGTCCATCTGGAGGAGACCGGCTCCACCGCCGACGAGGCACGCAGGCTTATCGGCGAGAAAGTGCCTGAAGGCACGGTCGTGATCGCTGAGGGGCAGTCGTCAGGACGGGGCCGTCTTGGCCGGGCATGGCAGACGCCGCCGGGGCAGGCGGTCGCACTTTCCGTGGTCCTGTATCCGTCGCTCTCGCCGACGCAGGTGCCACTCCTCAGCCTGGCAACCGGGATCGCGGTCAGGAACGCCGTGGAATCGGTCACCGGCGGCGAGGCCTCGCCCGTGGTCAAATGGCCCAACGATGTCTATCTGAACGGGAAAAAGATCGCCGGAGTCCTGGTGGAGATGGCAGCCGAGCTCGATCAGGTGAAGTGGGCGATCGACAGCGTCGGCATCAATGTGAACAACTCTTTCGTGGATACGCAACTGGCGGATAGAGCCACCTCTTTGGCCGTAGAGCTGGGCCGGAAATTCTCCCGTCGCGAGCTGGTTGCCGCGGTGTTGGACGAACTGGAGAGAATCTATTTGAGTTCCCGCACGAAAGCCGGTCTCGAAACGATCAGGCGCGATTTTGAAAGACTTGATCTTCTCCAGGGGCAGCGGATCGAGGTTGCGACTCCCGCTGGTACCGTAGAGGGCATAGCCGTGGGTATCGACGCCGAGGGACGGCTTCTCGTGCGTGAGCCCGGCGGCGGGACCAGCGCCCTCTTCAGTGGCGAAGCCACCCTGTCCGGCACTTGA
- the fsa gene encoding fructose-6-phosphate aldolase — translation MELFIDTANIDDIREIAHWGILSGATTNPTLLSRESGDYDQIICEICDLVGGPVSAEVMSEDAEGMVDEAKRLAALNDNVVIKVPMLPEGLRAARELSKLEIKTNVTLVFSANQALLAARAGATYVSPFVGRLDDIGHDSNAVLTEIVEVFTVNEFSTKVIAASIRHPLHVTQAALLGCDIATIPPAVFRNMVKHPLTDRGIASFKKDWEDAQSRA, via the coding sequence ATGGAACTGTTTATTGACACAGCCAACATCGATGACATCAGGGAGATAGCCCATTGGGGCATCCTCTCCGGAGCAACCACCAATCCTACCCTGCTGTCGCGTGAGAGCGGCGATTACGACCAGATCATCTGCGAGATCTGCGATCTCGTGGGAGGCCCGGTCAGTGCCGAGGTCATGTCTGAGGACGCCGAGGGTATGGTCGATGAAGCAAAGCGCCTGGCCGCCCTCAACGACAACGTCGTCATCAAGGTGCCGATGCTTCCGGAAGGCCTCAGGGCCGCCCGCGAACTTTCGAAACTGGAGATCAAGACCAATGTCACCCTGGTGTTTTCCGCCAACCAGGCGCTGCTGGCAGCTCGCGCCGGAGCTACCTATGTAAGTCCCTTTGTCGGCAGGCTGGATGACATCGGTCACGACTCCAACGCGGTGCTAACAGAGATAGTCGAGGTCTTCACAGTCAACGAATTTTCCACTAAAGTAATAGCGGCTTCCATCCGACACCCACTGCACGTTACCCAGGCCGCTCTTCTCGGGTGCGACATCGCCACTATTCCTCCAGCCGTATTCCGCAACATGGTCAAGCACCCGTTGACCGACAGGGGCATAGCCAGTTTCAAAAAGGACTGGGAGGACGCCCAGTCCCGGGCTTAG
- a CDS encoding DUF1284 domain-containing protein, producing the protein MGGIRLRAHHLLCIHGFRGQGYSPLFVANMARLVHRLENSPETSIQLVDGADDVCSACPHMDQGKCNRPDQHVDELDQRVRTQLGFDEGYSSSWSSILDVIRDRIDPFRLEVVCDGCRWLDLDYCTNGLASLAQVKAAEE; encoded by the coding sequence TTGGGGGGCATCAGGCTCAGGGCGCATCACCTCCTGTGTATCCATGGTTTCAGGGGACAGGGATATTCGCCGCTATTCGTTGCCAACATGGCTCGTCTCGTCCACCGGCTGGAAAACTCGCCGGAGACTTCGATCCAGTTAGTCGACGGAGCGGACGATGTCTGTTCTGCCTGTCCGCACATGGATCAGGGAAAGTGCAACCGCCCGGATCAACATGTAGATGAACTGGACCAGCGGGTCAGGACCCAGCTTGGTTTCGACGAAGGTTATTCCTCAAGCTGGTCATCCATTCTTGACGTGATTCGTGATAGAATCGATCCGTTCCGGCTGGAGGTCGTCTGCGACGGCTGCCGCTGGCTGGACCTTGATTACTGCACCAACGGCCTTGCCAGTCTCGCTCAAGTCAAGGCCGCTGAAGAATAG
- a CDS encoding type III pantothenate kinase, translating to MTTLLLAIDIGNTHTVAGLYDGDSLEENWRVATDAHATTDQLAALFSSLLGLRGYAFADIGRMIVSSVVPSLVAQYQAAGRDYLGTEALVIGPGLKTGLPVLTNNPHEVGADRIVNAVAALEILGGPCVVVDFGTATTFCAISGAGEYLGGAIAPGVEVSLEALTSRAARLSRIDLSEPEAVIGKTTAASLRSGVVLGFAGLVDGIVKRMQVELGGEAGPESVATIATGGFAGLIVPHTETLDRVDPLLTLKGLKLVHERNERN from the coding sequence ATGACAACTCTTCTGCTTGCCATCGATATCGGCAATACCCATACTGTCGCGGGTCTCTATGACGGCGATAGTCTCGAGGAAAACTGGCGTGTGGCAACGGATGCCCACGCCACCACCGACCAGCTGGCGGCGCTGTTCTCATCCCTGTTGGGCCTCAGGGGATATGCGTTCGCGGACATCGGCCGGATGATCGTCTCTTCCGTGGTGCCTTCACTGGTCGCCCAGTACCAGGCGGCTGGCAGGGATTACCTGGGGACCGAGGCGCTGGTCATAGGCCCGGGGCTTAAGACCGGCCTGCCGGTGTTGACTAACAACCCGCATGAGGTCGGTGCGGATCGCATCGTCAACGCGGTAGCGGCTCTGGAGATCCTGGGAGGCCCGTGCGTGGTGGTGGATTTCGGCACGGCCACCACATTTTGCGCTATCTCAGGAGCCGGCGAGTACCTTGGCGGCGCTATCGCGCCGGGTGTCGAGGTCTCGCTGGAGGCATTGACGTCACGGGCGGCGCGCCTTTCACGGATCGACCTGAGCGAACCGGAAGCAGTCATCGGCAAGACGACCGCCGCTTCCCTGCGTTCGGGCGTCGTCCTCGGTTTCGCGGGACTCGTGGATGGCATCGTCAAGCGCATGCAGGTCGAACTGGGTGGCGAAGCGGGCCCGGAAAGCGTGGCCACCATAGCTACCGGCGGCTTCGCCGGACTGATCGTCCCGCACACTGAAACCCTGGACAGGGTGGACCCTTTATTGACGCTCAAGGGTTTGAAACTGGTCCATGAGAGGAACGAAAGGAATTAA
- the bamE gene encoding outer membrane protein assembly factor BamE: MTPLHPRGINAAAPGRRGLRAAGLVITVLALLIMAVLLVIVTGCGSEAGISQSQYEQVQKGMTLDQVEGLLGQPDRSHRTGPTNNPNIIWYYNKSEAEGLVRISFINALVDNLSPYDLSVNLDE, encoded by the coding sequence ATGACGCCACTCCATCCCAGAGGCATTAATGCGGCAGCCCCAGGCAGACGCGGTCTGCGGGCCGCAGGCCTCGTGATAACGGTACTGGCGCTTCTGATCATGGCCGTCCTGCTGGTAATAGTCACTGGATGTGGCTCCGAGGCCGGCATCAGCCAGAGCCAGTATGAGCAGGTCCAGAAGGGCATGACCCTGGACCAGGTCGAAGGACTGCTGGGCCAGCCAGACCGCAGTCATCGCACCGGCCCCACCAATAATCCGAATATCATCTGGTATTACAACAAGTCAGAAGCCGAAGGCCTTGTGCGAATCAGCTTCATCAACGCCCTTGTGGACAATCTCTCCCCTTACGACCTCAGCGTCAATCTCGACGAGTAG
- a CDS encoding DUF4418 family protein, which translates to MNSTTRTIAGAGVIALGALVAITPRYIFPVCEYYGVRMDMGMGKTVPMSCYYTDRASLLIGIIIAVIGIAIIIASRLATLRPLALVLAGAGAAAILVPTWLFPVCHNADMHCNKGAKPSLIVLGIIAMMTAVWLGISSSSAPESPTENAAEAK; encoded by the coding sequence ATGAACAGCACCACAAGGACCATAGCAGGCGCTGGCGTCATCGCCCTGGGAGCACTCGTCGCCATCACGCCACGGTACATCTTCCCCGTATGTGAATACTACGGGGTCCGCATGGACATGGGAATGGGCAAAACCGTGCCCATGTCTTGCTACTACACCGATAGGGCTTCGCTCCTTATCGGCATCATCATCGCCGTCATCGGCATCGCCATCATCATCGCCAGCCGCCTCGCGACTCTGCGACCGCTGGCATTAGTGCTGGCCGGCGCCGGAGCCGCGGCGATACTCGTACCGACCTGGCTCTTCCCTGTCTGCCATAACGCTGACATGCACTGTAACAAAGGCGCGAAGCCCTCGCTGATCGTACTGGGCATCATCGCCATGATGACAGCCGTATGGCTTGGCATCTCATCTTCTTCGGCTCCAGAATCGCCAACTGAAAACGCCGCCGAAGCGAAGTGA
- a CDS encoding metallophosphoesterase, translating to MNPDVKISETEPEKTEDKPRPFTIAHISDMHCGSQYFVPNLMDRAVIELNELKPNVVVVTGDLTNEGFKQEYLLAKSYLDKIQCENLLLVPGNHDARNVGYVHFEELFGSRQAVCHRDGISIVGVDSSEPDLDHGTIGRHRYTWVKEQFVTPAKFRIFLLHHHLLPIPGTGRERNMVYDAGDTLEVLQDCNVNLVLSGHKHVPHAWRLENIFTVNAGTVCTLRLRGKVRPCYNVIEIDEDEVTIWRKYPFHDADQIIKFNPSTVAFEKSARPMREGS from the coding sequence ATGAATCCCGATGTAAAGATCTCGGAGACAGAGCCGGAAAAGACTGAAGACAAGCCCCGGCCGTTCACAATCGCCCATATCTCGGACATGCACTGCGGTTCGCAGTATTTTGTGCCCAACCTGATGGACCGGGCGGTTATCGAGCTGAACGAGCTCAAGCCCAACGTGGTGGTTGTCACCGGTGACCTCACCAACGAAGGCTTCAAACAGGAATACCTGCTGGCGAAGAGCTATCTGGACAAGATCCAGTGTGAGAACCTGCTGCTCGTCCCAGGCAATCACGACGCCCGCAATGTCGGTTACGTCCATTTCGAGGAACTGTTCGGTTCACGGCAGGCAGTCTGCCATCGCGACGGCATCAGTATCGTCGGCGTTGATTCCTCCGAGCCCGACCTCGATCACGGGACCATCGGGCGGCATCGGTATACATGGGTCAAGGAGCAATTCGTCACGCCAGCCAAATTCCGGATCTTTCTCCTGCATCACCATCTGCTGCCCATTCCCGGAACCGGCCGCGAACGCAACATGGTCTATGACGCTGGAGACACGCTTGAAGTGTTACAGGACTGCAATGTCAACCTGGTCCTCAGCGGTCACAAACATGTGCCACACGCCTGGCGCCTGGAGAACATCTTCACGGTCAACGCCGGTACAGTCTGCACCCTGCGGCTTCGCGGCAAGGTGAGGCCGTGTTACAACGTCATCGAGATCGATGAGGACGAGGTCACCATCTGGCGGAAGTATCCCTTCCACGATGCCGACCAGATCATCAAGTTCAACCCCTCGACTGTGGCTTTCGAAAAATCGGCACGACCAATGAGGGAGGGAAGTTGA
- the nadB gene encoding L-aspartate oxidase produces the protein MSRPYLLAATDSEPAKRFYDVIVIGSGIAGLTAAVGAARKWKVALISKSVLRDTTTFLAQGGIAAALGEQDSPQLHFEDTIRAGAGLCKEEAVNILVNEGPARVRELTEICPKFDRAGGDLVLGAEGAHSVPRIAHAGGDATGSEVASALAQAMESGSRVQVLENEFVVDLLTNGGHCIGAVSLNLTTGAFTLNFATATVLATGGSGQVYSLTTNPKVATGDGMAMAYRAGASIGDMEFVQFHPTGLYSDQSPIFLITEALRGEGAYLLNHKGERFMMGVHPQAELGPRDIVVKEMVRQMQESGQEFLYLDATHLDPGMLRERFPTVYENLRDKGYDLCCDRIPVAPVCHYMVGGVVTDIWGRSTLPGLYASGEVACTGVHGANRLASNSLLEGLVFSDRIVRDLDKYITSMEEEVRRLHIDLPGPAREGNKPEDVIEGLRRLQKTMTANVGTVRSEEGLMAAHEELKALHNSLKSPGADPDEYELFNLLTVAIHIVKAALLRQESRGAHLREDFPEADDENWKHHINFRLKSEEDDDNGRRKDHR, from the coding sequence ATGTCGCGACCGTATCTGCTTGCTGCCACCGACTCGGAACCGGCCAAGCGCTTCTATGACGTGATCGTCATCGGCAGCGGCATCGCCGGCCTCACGGCGGCTGTCGGCGCGGCTCGCAAGTGGAAGGTGGCGCTGATCAGCAAGAGTGTCCTGCGCGACACCACCACCTTCCTCGCCCAGGGCGGCATCGCTGCGGCGCTTGGCGAGCAGGACTCACCCCAGCTTCATTTCGAAGACACCATCCGCGCCGGCGCCGGCCTCTGCAAGGAGGAAGCGGTCAACATCCTCGTGAACGAAGGTCCGGCTCGGGTGCGTGAACTCACCGAGATCTGCCCCAAGTTCGATCGCGCCGGCGGCGACCTGGTGCTGGGCGCCGAAGGCGCCCATTCGGTTCCCCGCATCGCCCACGCCGGCGGCGACGCCACCGGCTCCGAAGTCGCCAGCGCCCTGGCCCAGGCCATGGAATCCGGCAGCCGGGTGCAGGTGCTGGAGAACGAGTTCGTAGTGGATCTGCTCACCAACGGCGGCCACTGCATCGGGGCGGTGTCCCTGAATCTCACGACCGGAGCTTTCACACTCAACTTCGCCACGGCCACGGTGCTGGCCACCGGCGGTTCGGGCCAGGTCTACTCGCTGACCACTAATCCGAAGGTCGCCACGGGCGACGGCATGGCCATGGCTTATCGCGCCGGCGCCTCCATCGGCGACATGGAGTTCGTCCAGTTCCATCCGACCGGCCTATACTCGGACCAGTCGCCGATATTCCTCATAACCGAAGCCCTGCGGGGTGAGGGCGCCTACCTGCTCAACCACAAGGGCGAACGCTTCATGATGGGCGTCCATCCGCAGGCTGAGCTCGGCCCGCGGGACATCGTCGTCAAGGAGATGGTGCGGCAGATGCAGGAGTCAGGTCAGGAGTTCCTCTACCTTGACGCCACCCATCTGGATCCCGGCATGCTCAGGGAACGATTCCCGACGGTATACGAGAACCTTCGCGACAAGGGATATGACCTGTGCTGCGACCGGATCCCGGTAGCGCCTGTCTGCCACTATATGGTTGGCGGGGTGGTCACTGATATCTGGGGCCGCAGCACCCTGCCCGGTCTGTACGCCAGCGGGGAAGTAGCCTGTACGGGAGTCCACGGAGCCAACCGCCTGGCGAGCAACTCGCTGCTCGAAGGACTGGTGTTCAGCGACCGTATCGTCCGCGACCTGGATAAATATATCACCTCCATGGAGGAGGAAGTCCGGCGTCTGCACATCGATCTGCCGGGACCGGCCCGGGAAGGCAACAAGCCCGAAGATGTGATCGAGGGGCTTCGCCGCCTGCAGAAGACCATGACTGCCAACGTCGGCACCGTTCGCAGCGAAGAAGGCCTGATGGCCGCTCATGAGGAACTCAAGGCGCTTCATAACTCGCTCAAGTCCCCGGGAGCCGATCCGGACGAGTATGAGCTTTTCAACCTGCTGACCGTAGCCATCCACATCGTCAAGGCAGCCCTGCTCAGGCAGGAGAGTCGCGGTGCTCATCTGAGGGAGGACTTCCCCGAGGCCGACGACGAAAACTGGAAGCATCACATAAACTTCCGCCTCAAGAGTGAAGAAGATGATGACAACGGCCGCAGAAAAGATCACAGATGA
- the nadC gene encoding carboxylating nicotinate-nucleotide diphosphorylase, which produces MNDDPGATTDALKQIVAIALEEDLGSEGDITSNAIFGEADTGAARLITRETCTISGMAAAEEVCRQTDPALVWLPLVGDSQLVPAGAEVARLDGSIRSILAAERTVLNFLSRLSGIATLTAAFTQAVNGTGARIAATRKTSPGLRLLEKTAVVHGGGELHRIGLYDAILIKDNHIAAAGGVTGAIAAVRKKHGPDVWIEIEADTLFQFREALAEGADRVLLDNMTPGSVSECVAAAADAESLKPRGIEIEASGGIELSAARAFAEAGADIISVGALTMAAPGIDFSLEVVE; this is translated from the coding sequence ATGAATGACGACCCCGGCGCCACGACGGATGCCCTGAAACAGATAGTCGCCATCGCCCTCGAAGAGGATCTGGGGTCCGAAGGAGATATAACCTCGAACGCCATCTTCGGTGAAGCCGACACTGGCGCCGCCAGGCTGATCACCCGCGAGACCTGCACGATCTCGGGAATGGCCGCGGCCGAGGAGGTCTGCCGGCAGACCGATCCGGCCCTCGTCTGGTTGCCTCTGGTTGGGGACAGCCAGCTGGTACCGGCTGGAGCCGAGGTCGCCAGGCTCGATGGCAGCATCCGCTCCATACTTGCCGCCGAGCGCACTGTGCTCAATTTCCTGTCGCGGCTTTCGGGCATAGCGACCCTGACTGCTGCCTTCACGCAGGCAGTCAATGGCACCGGTGCGCGTATAGCTGCTACCCGCAAGACCAGTCCCGGGCTGAGGCTCCTGGAAAAGACTGCCGTGGTCCATGGCGGCGGCGAGCTTCATCGGATCGGACTCTACGATGCCATTCTGATCAAGGATAACCACATAGCAGCTGCCGGCGGCGTCACAGGCGCGATTGCCGCAGTCAGGAAAAAGCATGGCCCGGATGTATGGATAGAGATCGAAGCAGACACCCTTTTCCAGTTCAGGGAAGCGCTGGCAGAGGGGGCTGACAGGGTCCTGCTGGACAACATGACACCCGGATCGGTAAGTGAATGCGTGGCGGCGGCCGCGGATGCAGAATCACTAAAGCCACGGGGCATCGAGATCGAGGCTTCCGGTGGCATCGAGTTGAGTGCCGCCAGGGCATTCGCAGAAGCCGGCGCTGACATAATCTCCGTCGGAGCCCTGACGATGGCCGCGCCCGGAATCGATTTCTCGCTGGAGGTCGTGGAGTGA
- a CDS encoding biotin transporter BioY gives MSKLMLRDLIAVAFFAALTTVGAWISIPLPFSPVPIVLANLFVLLSGAILGKWLGPLSQIVYLTMGIAGIPVFANHTAGPSVIAGPTGGYLIGYVLASFVTGLLVEYLPRFSRSRAYESTRLAFSLASGALVIYLIGVPWLARVAGMDIQTALVKGFYPYLPGDAVKIIVGTMLCLSLIAQLPHIWKWPAGDNAVRQAAAENAKAG, from the coding sequence ATGAGCAAGCTGATGCTGCGTGACCTGATTGCTGTAGCCTTTTTCGCCGCCCTGACCACGGTCGGCGCCTGGATCTCTATTCCGCTTCCATTCAGCCCCGTCCCCATAGTCCTGGCTAACCTTTTCGTGCTCCTGTCCGGTGCTATCCTCGGCAAGTGGCTGGGACCACTCAGCCAGATCGTCTATCTGACTATGGGCATCGCCGGAATCCCGGTGTTCGCCAACCATACGGCCGGCCCATCCGTTATCGCCGGACCAACCGGTGGCTACCTGATCGGCTATGTGCTGGCTTCGTTCGTGACCGGCCTTCTGGTCGAGTATCTTCCCCGTTTTTCCAGGTCCAGAGCTTACGAATCAACCCGTCTCGCCTTCAGTCTCGCATCCGGGGCACTGGTGATATACCTCATCGGCGTTCCCTGGCTGGCAAGGGTTGCGGGCATGGACATCCAGACCGCCCTGGTCAAGGGTTTTTACCCCTACTTGCCAGGCGATGCGGTAAAGATTATAGTTGGAACAATGCTGTGCCTGAGTCTTATAGCGCAGTTGCCACACATTTGGAAATGGCCGGCCGGCGACAACGCCGTACGGCAAGCTGCGGCGGAGAATGCCAAGGCGGGGTAG
- a CDS encoding AAA family ATPase — MADERREHPDLQIVDRDYGIPYSKGLMAQSLMATGLPPERSYHIAREIEQHLIDSGESNITLARLREIAQQVLGEEEGQKFTERYRRWRQLGQLEKPIIILIGGATGVGKSTLATQVAHRLGITRLTSSDLIRQVMRAFFSAELMPAIHYSSFDAGKVVKAAEAKGADRDITGYVEQVEKVCVGVNAIITRAINEGTPMIVEGAHLVPGFLKEDLWENAVVIQIVLVVDDIDRHTGHFYVRDQETGGVRSLEKYVESMDKIRRVQDYLVQAARKSKVPVIDNQNIDDAVKTVMGIVLDTVDKYQKASNLK; from the coding sequence ATGGCGGATGAACGCAGGGAACATCCGGATCTTCAGATCGTCGACAGGGACTACGGCATTCCTTATTCCAAGGGTCTTATGGCCCAGTCGCTCATGGCGACCGGCCTTCCTCCCGAGCGTTCGTATCATATCGCCCGGGAGATAGAACAGCATCTGATCGACAGCGGCGAGTCGAATATCACCCTCGCCAGGCTGAGGGAGATCGCCCAGCAGGTACTGGGTGAGGAAGAAGGGCAGAAGTTCACTGAACGCTACCGCCGCTGGCGGCAGCTGGGGCAGCTGGAGAAACCGATCATCATCCTGATCGGAGGCGCAACCGGAGTAGGCAAGAGCACGCTGGCGACCCAGGTCGCGCACCGGCTGGGCATCACGCGGCTCACTTCGTCTGACCTGATCCGCCAGGTGATGAGGGCGTTCTTCTCAGCGGAATTGATGCCGGCGATCCACTACTCCTCGTTCGACGCGGGGAAGGTTGTGAAGGCGGCTGAGGCTAAAGGGGCCGACCGGGATATAACCGGTTATGTCGAGCAGGTGGAGAAGGTCTGCGTGGGCGTCAACGCCATCATCACGCGGGCCATCAACGAGGGAACGCCCATGATCGTGGAGGGCGCCCACCTGGTGCCGGGCTTCCTGAAGGAGGACCTCTGGGAGAACGCGGTGGTCATCCAGATCGTGCTGGTGGTGGATGACATCGACCGCCACACGGGCCACTTCTACGTGCGCGATCAGGAGACCGGCGGCGTCAGGTCCCTGGAAAAATATGTGGAGAGCATGGACAAGATCCGCCGGGTGCAGGATTACCTGGTACAGGCAGCCCGGAAGTCCAAGGTGCCGGTGATCGACAACCAGAACATAGATGACGCGGTCAAGACGGTGATGGGGATAGTCCTCGACACCGTGGATAAATACCAGAAAGCTTCAAACCTGAAATAG
- a CDS encoding 2,3-diphosphoglycerate synthetase: MKRAIALIDGEHYPNVVREALDEVSRIYDLTAAVFLGGTEKIDTSLAGDAEQNEYGVPVFLHEDVQEAFNLAVREHRPEVVVDLSDEPVLGYKERFRFASYALAAGAEYQGADFTFSPPSFHTLSAKPAISIIGTGKRIGKTAVSGYVARELSEVFRQKGKKDGIVVIAMGRGGPPDPEVIAGSESRIGAAELLAYSRQGKHAASDYFEDAALSEVTTVGCRRCGGGLAGAPFVSNVVEGAKVAETLPADLLIFEGSGAALPPIRVERAICIAGADQPYDYLLGYMGTYRMLVSDLVILTMCEEPLASPEKVESIIAGIKTLKPEIEVVPTVLRPKPAGDINGKRVAYFTTARGPVVDHIKDFIASSYGCTVDFVSTELADRKKLRADLAELKEGDVDIFLTEIKAAAIDVVTEEADRRGTEVVFCDNVPVETDGRERLADLLAGLAEQAMDDFRMAHGG, encoded by the coding sequence TTGAAGCGGGCCATCGCCCTGATCGACGGTGAGCATTATCCCAATGTGGTCAGGGAGGCGCTGGACGAGGTCTCCAGGATCTACGACCTCACGGCGGCCGTCTTTCTGGGCGGCACCGAGAAGATCGACACGTCGCTCGCTGGCGACGCCGAGCAGAACGAGTACGGTGTCCCGGTCTTCCTCCATGAGGATGTCCAGGAGGCATTCAACCTGGCTGTCAGGGAACACCGGCCCGAGGTAGTTGTTGACTTGAGCGACGAGCCGGTGCTAGGATACAAAGAGCGGTTCCGGTTCGCCAGCTACGCGCTTGCCGCCGGGGCTGAATACCAGGGCGCAGACTTTACTTTTTCTCCCCCATCTTTCCATACTCTTTCCGCGAAGCCCGCTATTTCCATCATTGGTACTGGAAAGCGAATTGGCAAGACTGCTGTCAGTGGCTATGTAGCCCGGGAATTATCCGAAGTTTTCAGGCAGAAGGGGAAGAAAGACGGCATCGTCGTGATCGCCATGGGCAGGGGAGGTCCGCCGGATCCTGAGGTCATCGCCGGCAGCGAGAGCCGTATCGGCGCCGCTGAACTCCTGGCATACAGCCGCCAGGGAAAACACGCCGCTTCAGACTATTTCGAGGACGCGGCGCTCAGCGAAGTGACGACTGTCGGTTGCCGCCGTTGCGGTGGCGGCCTGGCGGGAGCTCCATTTGTCTCCAATGTGGTCGAAGGCGCCAAGGTGGCAGAGACGTTGCCAGCCGACCTGCTGATATTCGAGGGGAGCGGAGCCGCGCTTCCTCCCATCAGGGTCGAGCGGGCTATCTGCATAGCTGGAGCCGATCAGCCTTACGACTATCTGCTCGGCTACATGGGTACGTACCGGATGCTGGTCTCCGACCTGGTGATCCTGACCATGTGCGAGGAGCCGCTGGCGAGCCCGGAAAAGGTCGAAAGTATCATCGCGGGCATCAAGACCCTGAAGCCGGAGATCGAAGTGGTTCCGACTGTCCTCCGGCCCAAACCGGCTGGCGACATCAACGGCAAGCGGGTGGCGTATTTCACCACGGCACGCGGCCCGGTCGTCGACCACATAAAAGATTTTATCGCCAGCAGTTACGGATGCACGGTGGATTTCGTATCAACTGAGCTGGCCGACAGGAAGAAGTTACGCGCCGACCTTGCAGAGCTGAAGGAAGGCGACGTCGACATCTTCCTCACGGAGATCAAGGCAGCGGCGATCGACGTGGTCACCGAGGAAGCTGACCGCCGGGGCACGGAAGTGGTCTTTTGCGACAACGTGCCAGTCGAGACAGACGGCCGCGAACGGCTGGCGGATCTGCTTGCCGGCCTTGCAGAACAGGCGATGGACGATTTCAGGATGGCCCATGGCGGATGA